In Desulfovibrionales bacterium, the genomic window GATGCCTCATTAGGACCTCTTTTATAGCAACTTGCCCTGCTTTTGTCAGGTTGATCAATTCGCCGTATTTTTCAAGAAAAAGTTCCCCGGCTGAAGTACGAAGTTCAGGGCTTAAGAGAAGATGCGTAATACCAAATTTTCCCTGCGCATAATCGAGGGCATTACGGACAGCTCTCACAGATACAACATGCTCAGTACGCAACGCACGAAGCACATGCGCCTCTACCAAATTCCAAAACGAAAGTCGAGGAGGGGCAGCGGGTTCGATAAGCGGCCTAAAGAAAGCCATTTT contains:
- a CDS encoding DUF433 domain-containing protein, with the protein product MAFFRPLIEPAAPPRLSFWNLVEAHVLRALRTEHVVSVRAVRNALDYAQGKFGITHLLLSPELRTSAGELFLEKYGELINLTKAGQVAIKEVLMRHLQRVEWDPQKMPIRLFPFSHTDISKQLIVIDPLIAFGRPIIKKKGISTAAIVARIDAGESPDEVAKDYDLELSDVTEVLLYEKAA